The following are from one region of the Quercus robur chromosome 1, dhQueRobu3.1, whole genome shotgun sequence genome:
- the LOC126728175 gene encoding uncharacterized protein LOC126728175, giving the protein MGFDNECILNIQTLAGEYFCPVCRLLVYPNEALQSQCTHLYCKPCLTYVVGTTRACPYDGYLVTEADSKPLIESNKVLAETIGKIAVHCLYHRSGCTWQGPLSECTSHCTGCAFGNSPVVCNRCGIQIVHRQVQEHAQNCPGVQPQAEGAQDTSATGGTATADQTQTTAQAGTTPQAQTSQTTAATIPGQDPNQQANPNSQAQALAQSAVATSEQWYQQQQQYQQYYQQYPGYDPYQQQYQQYYPYQQPTVPQYQQQQLQAPTSHVTVQHQPQAYMQPQPHIQPQPQLQSQPHGQSQLHVQAPAVAQPQNQAQVNLQQQPLTAVQPHSQIQSQTQPAPSHPHPQPQPHLTQPHPQQHVPMPQYQQPHHQMQHPQIQIQQQAHQHPTSQAQPHSQAQLQAPVHPHLNPNVTQMQLPSAHAVTGHQSYPQPQPHQQAHPVVPQQHPMQMHPQGGFQPQTQHPGQMPSQYPQQHTTMRPTHSHGTLPNQQQVGLLPSPGQGQNIPLAQQQPVQQPGHPILQRPAMQQVQQPMTHQYVQQQQQQPFVLQGPFVQQQMPTQSQLRPPGPPHSYPQHTTAYPQVQQNLPLSHGSQNVAGRPVLPNLGVQSHPYPQHAGGVQARPIHPGASQPAANQTNIFRNSNQVQVSTEQQSGVTSRPTSVGDQKAESSSENAVKKDSNDLGAGLGADAGDGKTVKSETESKDNGDAEPGSNAFENGELVMRMVKEEVTESTSEHLKGSKSGEFVTEIKKDVENSAMEDRESQDDHLLKKPPLQESEHVEKLSGKLQKDASGIQQPDEGSQTLSTISAPVSRSPAQNVIPKGSVAHGPGVDEYRGFPPPGQVQPGGFMQPSHPGPIADQGRHFGPSTLQQRPGAPLLQTTPHALPHYPHTAGHPPTQFRPQGPGYAPEHFQPPVFKQSQGLEIPPGGISGPGSAASFGRGTGYHGFPHQNFESQSVAPQGPHSQGHALPTHAAASRMSQGESVGPPFGILPPGAIDSHGGMARAPPHGPEGLMGQQRPSNPMETELFINHRPGYMDGRRPDPHLPGSLGLGPVGQPSGVMRNNGPPGLESSFTHGLRDDRFKPFPDERSNSFPAGRHVTDKGEFEDDLKQFPRPSRLDAEPLPKFGSYSSRPHDMGPHGLNYDTGLKLDPGAGGARSRFLPPFDRGERPVGLPDSSTIHPDFLGPVTGYGRRHMDGLAPRSPVREYPGISSHGFGGLPGQLGPDDFDGSESRRFGDPIGKSFHESRFPMLPSHLHRGEFEGPGKLRMSEHLRSGELIGLDGHLRRGEHMGPQNMPSHLRLGEPIGFGDYPGHPRMGELAGLGNFEPFGAGNRPGHPRFGESGFRSSFPRQGFPNDAGIDTGEMESFGNLRKRKAASMGWCRICKVDCETVEGLELHSQTREHQKMAMDMVRSIKQNAKKQKQTSGDNSSLEDASKSRNTSFEGRGNNH; this is encoded by the exons ATGGGATTTGATAATGAGTGCATATTGAACATTCAAACTTTAGCTGGAGAATACTTCTGTCCCGTCTGTCGTCTACTTGTTTATCCAAATGAAGCATTACAGTCACAATGCACTCATTTATACTGCAAGCCCTGTTTGACATACGTAGTGGGTACTACTCGGGCTTGCCCCTATGATGGCTACTTGGTGACCGAAGCTGATTCCAAG CCGCTTATTGAATCAAATAAAGTGCTTGCTGAAACCATTGGCAAAATAGCAGTGCATTGTCTCTATCATAGGAGTGGATGCACATGGCAGGGGCCTTTATCTGAATGCACATCTCATTGTACTGGATGTGCATTTGGCAATTCTCCTGTTGTATGCAATAGGTGTGGGATCCAGATTGTGCATCGCCAAGTACAGGAACATGCACAAAATTGTCCT GGTGTGCAGCCTCAAGCAGAGGGTGCTCAGGACACATCAGCCACTGGCGGAACTGCTACTGCTGATCAGACTCAGACTACCGCTCAGGCAGGAACAACTCCTCAGGCCCAGACATCTCAAACAACAGCAGCCACTATACCTGGACAGGATCCTAATCAGCAAGCAAACCCAAATTCTCAAGCACAAGCTTTAGCTCAGTCTGCTGTGGCAACTTCAGAACAGTGGTATCAGCAACAACAACAGTATCAACAATACTACCAGCAGTATCCTGGATATGATCCTTATCAACAGCAATATCAGCAGTACTACCCTTATCAACAGCCGACAGTTCCACAATACCAGCAACAGCAATTGCAAGCTCCTACATCACATGTTACTGTCCAACATCAACCTCAGGCTTACATGCAACCTCAGCCCCATATCCAGCCTCAACCCCAACTGCAATCTCAGCCTCATGGACAGTCTCAATTACATGTTCAAGCTCCAGCAGTTGCTCAACCTCAGAACCAGGCACAAGTTAACCTGCAACAGCAACCACTAACCGCGGTACAGCCACATTCTCAAATTCAATCGCAGACTCAACCAGCCCCGAGCCACCCACATCCTCAGCCTCAGCCCCATCTGACCCAACCTCATCCACAGCAACATGTCCCGATGCCTCAATATCAGCAGCCTCATCATCAAATGCAACATCCACAGATCCAAATCCAGCAACAGGCCCATCAGCATCCTACCTCTCAAGCTCAACCTCATTCACAAGCTCAGCTACAAGCACCTGTTCATCCCCACCTAAATCCTAATGTGACTCAGATGCAGCTTCCATCAGCCCATGCTGTGACCGGCCATCAATCATATCCTCAGCCTCAGCCTCACCAGCAAGCGCACCCAGTAGTTCCCCaacaacatccaatgcaaatgcACCCTCAAGGTGGGTTTCAGCCACAGACTCAACATCCTGGTCAAATGCCAAGTCAATATCCTCAACAACATACTACTATGCGTCCAACCCATTCTCATGGTACACTTCCAAACCAGCAACAGGTGGGTTTGTTGCCATCACCAGGTCAAGGCCAAAACATCCCTCTTGCACAACAGCAGCCAGTTCAACAACCTGGACACCCAATACTCCAGCGCCCTGCTATGCAGCAAGTTCAACAACCCATGACACATCAATATgtacagcagcagcagcagcagccttTCGTTCTGCAAGGTCCTTTTGTACAGCAGCAGATGCCTACCCAATCTCAGTTACGCCCCCCAGGCCCTCCCCATTCATATCCACAACATACTACTGCCTATCCTCAGGTGCAGCAGAATTTACCATTATCACATGGATCTCAAAATGTTGCTGGAAGGCCTGTGTTGCCAAATCTTGGAGTACAATCACACCCATATCCTCAACATGCTGGTGGTGTTCAGGCTAGGCCAATCCATCCCGGTGCAAGCCAACCAGCAGCAAATCAGACTAATATATTCAGGAACAGCAATCAAGTACAAGTGTCTACTGAACAACAGTCTGGGGTGACTTCAAGACCAACAAGTGTGGGTGATCAAAAAGCTGAATCATCTTCTGAGAATGCTGTTAAAAAGGACTCAAATGATTTGGGTGCTGGTCTTGGTGCTGATGCTGGTGATGGTAAAACTGTGAAATCTGAAACTGAGTCCAAGGATAATGGTGATGCTGAACCTGGATCAAATGCTTTTGAAAATGGAGAACTTGTTATGCGGATGGTGAAGGAAGAGGTTACAGAAAGTACTTCGGAGCATTTAAAGGGTAGTAAATCAGGTGAATTTGTAACTGAGATCAAGAAAGATGTAGAAAATTCTGCTATGGAAGATAGAGAAAGTCAGGATGATCATCTACTGAAAAAACCCCCATTGCAAGAATCTGAACATGTTGAAAAACTCAGTGGGAAGTTGCAGAAGGATGCCAGTGGAATTCAGCAGCCTGATGAAGGCTCACAAACTTTGTCTACAATTTCAGCTCCTGTCTCCCGTAGTCCTGCTCAGAATGTTATCCCAAAAGGATCTGTTGCTCATGGTCCTGGAGTTGATGAATACAGAGGTTTTCCTCCACCTGGTCAGGTGCAACCTGGGGGCTTCATGCAGCCTTCTCACCCAGGTCCAATTGCTGATCAGGGAAGGCATTTTGGGCCTTCTACTCTTCAACAAAGGCCTGGTGCTCCATTATTACAAACAACCCCTCATGCACTTCCACATTACCCACACACAGCAGGGCACCCTCCCACTCAATTTAGGCCTCAGGGACCAGGGTATGCACCTGAGCATTTCCAGCCACCTGTGTTTAAGCAGTCTCAAGGTCTTGAAATTCCTCCTGGTGGCATCTCAGGTCCTGGCTCCGCAGCATCCTTTGGGAGGGGAACAGGTTATCATGGTTTTCCCCATCAAAACTTTGAATCACAATCTGTTGCTCCTCAAGGCCCTCATAGTCAAGGGCATGCACTCCCTACCCATGCTGCAGCTTCCAGAATGTCTCAAGGTGAATCTGTTGGACCACCATTTGGTATACTACCTCCTGGTGCAATTGATTCACATGGTGGAATGGCTAGAGCACCACCCCATGGCCCTGAAGGTTTGATGGGCCAGCAGCGGCCTAGTAATCCGATGGAAACTGAATTGTTTATAAATCATAGACCTGGCTACATGGATGGTAGACGACCTGATCCACATCTTCCCGGGTCTTTGGGACTGGGTCCAGTTGGTCAGCCTTCCGGTGTGATGAGAAATAATGGTCCCCCTGGCCTTGAGTCCTCATTCACACACGGGTTGCGGGATGATAGGTTTAAGCCTTTCCCAGATGAGCGTTCCAATTCTTTTCCGGCAGGCCGACATGTAACTGATAAAGGAGAGTTTGAAGATGATCTCAAGCAATTCCCCAGGCCTTCTCGTTTGGATGCCGAGCCTTTACCAAAGTTTGGGAGTTATTCATCAAGGCCCCATGATATGGGACCCCATGGGCTAAATTATGATACTGGTTTGAAATTGGATCCTGGGGCAGGTGGTGCCCGTTCAAGATTCTTGCCTCCCTTTGATAGAGGAGAGAGACCAGTTGGTTTACCTGATTCCTCTACTATTCATCCAGATTTTCTTGGACCAGTTACTGGTTATGGTCGGCGTCACATGGATGGTCTTGCTCCTAGAAGTCCAGTTAGAGAGTACCCAGGCATCTCCTCACATGGTTTTGGAGGCCTTCCTGGCCAGTTAGGTCCAGATGATTTTGATGGCAGCGAGTCACGTCGATTTGGTGATCCAATTGGCAAGTCCTTCCATGAAAGCAGGTTTCCTATGTTGCCCAGTCATTTGCACAGAGGTGAGTTTGAGGGTCCTGGTAAGTTGCGAATGAGTGAGCATTTAAGGAGTGGTGAATTGATTGGTTTAGATGGCCATTTACGGAGAGGCGAACATATGGGTCCACAGAACATGCCCAGTCATTTGCGGCTGGGAGAGCCAATTGGTTTTGGTGATTATCCTGGTCATCCACGGATGGGAGAACTGGCTGGGCTGGGGAACTTCGAACCATTTGGTGCAGGCAACAGGCCAGGTCATCCACGATTTGGTGAGTCTGGATTTAGGAGCAGTTTTCCTCGTCAGGGATTTCCGAATGATGCTGGAATTGATACA GGAGAAATGGAGTCTTTTGGTAACTTGAGGAAGAGGAAGGCAGCTAGCATGGGATGGTGCCGAATCTGTAAAGTTGATTGTGAAACAGTTGAAGGCTTGGAACTGCACTCACAAACAAGGGAGCACCAGAAGATGGCAATGGATATGGTACGGAGCATCAAGCAAAATGCAAAGAAACAGAAACA aacatCTGGTGACAACTCCTCGCTTGAAGATGCAAGCAAGTCAAGGAATACAAGTTTTGAGGGCCGTGGGAATAATCATTAA
- the LOC126696413 gene encoding uncharacterized protein LOC126696413 produces MVMTLSELLNMLKAAEDLIKKEKPTVMLAKKSNTSVKLKPKGKNLKRKGSQSFNKAQCDKVNKDTEKKKAKGNCFHCGKPGHWKRNYRHYLASLKNDKPTEGVQGDLKAK; encoded by the exons ATGGTAATGACATTGTCAGAGCTGCTCAATATGTTGAAAGCAGCTGAGGATCTCATCAAGAAAGAAAAGCCTACTGTAATGTTGGCTAAAAAATCTAATACTTCTGTTAAGTTGAAGCCTAAGGGTAAGAACTTGAAGAGAAAAGGGTCTCAGTCATTCAATAAGGCTCAATGTGACAAAGTGAATAAGGACactgagaaaaagaaagcaaaaggaAATTGTTTCCATTGCGGTAAGCCTGGTCATTGGAAGAGAAACTATCGCCATTATTTGGCTTCTCTGAAGAATGACAAACCTACAGAAG GGGTTCAAGGAGACCTGAAGGCTAAATGA
- the LOC126696342 gene encoding uncharacterized protein LOC126696342, with the protein MTNFNPLAKILDENRLSGPNYVDWKRNLIIVLTADKIAHVLNTEALELALVDATEAQRDAFNKWHEADEMAKCYIMASMTNVLQKQCQGLITAQDMMLHLKEMFGEQSRSARQTAMKNLMSTKMVEGTPVREHVLKMISFINELDMLGA; encoded by the coding sequence ATGACTAATTTTAATCCCTTAGCTAAGATTTTGGATGAAAATCGATTGTCTGGACCAAACTATGTAGATTGGAAAAGGAACCTAATCATTGTTCTCACTGCTGATAAGATAGCTCATGTCCTTAATACTGAGGCACTAGAACTTGCTTTAGTTGATGCCACTGAGGCGCAAAGAGATGCATTTAATAAGTGGCATGAGGCTGATGAAATGGCTAAATGCTATATAATGGCCTCTATGACCAATGTGTTGCAAAAACAATGCCAAGGCCTAATTACAGCACAAGATATGATGCTGCACCTCAAAGAGATGTTTGGAGAACAAAGCAGAAGTGCACGGCAAACTGCTATGAAAAATCTCATGTCCACCAAAATGGTGGAAGGAACTCCAGTTCGGGAACATGTCCTGAAGATGATTTCCTTCATCAATGAACTGGATATGCTTGGTGCATAA